Proteins encoded by one window of Pseudonocardia alni:
- the recD gene encoding exodeoxyribonuclease V subunit alpha, whose translation MTTTAPPTPAATAPPAPERDPFGPRAARTATGVLAAFNEAEILAPGDVHVARRLAVLGGRGDPTAADDPTAAEPEPVVLAAALAVRAIRNGSVCVDLASAAATTAGEGEVAVDVSGLPWPEPATWRAACADSPLVAVGEDGPAGRPLRLLGNLLYLERYWQEEELVRREFTARAGPVATVDPDRLCAALDRLLGDAGAERQRLAAAVAALRPVTVIAGGPGTGKTTTVAALLAVLHDLHRATAPPGAPGLRVALAAPTGKAAARLTQSVAEAHGRLPETDRAAVAGATASTLHRLLGSRGTSGRFRHHRGNRLPHDVVVVDETSMVSLTMMARLLEAVRPDARLVLVGDPDQLASVEAGAVLGDLAAAGGRAEPALQDALSACGAFRVDRPVPASGAAGAPAPAEPGPPVVVRNGVVRLERNWRFDGTIADFAAAVQGDDPDAAVALLRRGAADLSFVDGDAAELEPRRLDTFRQDVTRAAVDVIGAAEAGDAEQALRVLDDHRVLCAHRRGPHGVTRWTAEIERWIEAERPGFAAEAPWYPGRPLLVTTNDYDLGLFNGDTGVVVRAASGRRAVFARDNAPVAFEPARLGGVGTVHAMTVHRSQGSQFKRITVVLPPADSPLMTRELLYTAVTRAKESVRIIGTEEAVRAAIGRPAGRASGLQQRLGT comes from the coding sequence GTGACGACGACCGCACCCCCCACCCCGGCGGCGACGGCGCCCCCGGCCCCCGAGCGGGACCCGTTCGGTCCGCGGGCCGCCCGCACCGCGACCGGGGTGCTCGCCGCGTTCAACGAGGCCGAGATCCTCGCGCCGGGCGACGTGCACGTCGCCCGGAGGCTCGCCGTCCTCGGCGGGCGCGGCGACCCGACCGCCGCCGACGACCCGACCGCCGCCGAGCCCGAACCGGTGGTGCTCGCCGCCGCGCTGGCCGTGCGCGCGATCCGCAACGGGTCGGTCTGCGTGGACCTGGCGAGCGCCGCGGCCACGACCGCGGGCGAGGGCGAGGTCGCCGTCGACGTGTCCGGGCTGCCCTGGCCGGAGCCCGCGACGTGGCGCGCGGCCTGCGCGGACAGCCCGCTGGTCGCCGTCGGCGAGGACGGCCCCGCCGGGCGGCCGCTGCGCCTGCTCGGGAACCTGCTCTACCTGGAGCGCTACTGGCAGGAGGAGGAGCTGGTCCGCCGCGAGTTCACCGCGCGCGCCGGACCGGTCGCGACCGTCGACCCCGACCGGCTGTGCGCGGCGCTGGACCGGCTGCTCGGCGACGCCGGCGCCGAACGGCAGCGCCTCGCCGCCGCGGTCGCCGCGCTGCGGCCGGTCACCGTGATCGCCGGCGGCCCCGGCACGGGCAAGACGACGACGGTCGCGGCCCTGCTCGCCGTCCTGCACGACCTGCACCGCGCGACCGCCCCGCCCGGGGCACCGGGTCTGCGGGTGGCGCTCGCCGCGCCGACCGGGAAGGCCGCGGCCCGGCTGACCCAGTCCGTCGCCGAGGCCCACGGGCGGCTGCCGGAGACCGACCGGGCCGCCGTCGCGGGGGCGACGGCGTCGACGCTGCACCGGCTGCTGGGCTCGCGGGGCACCTCGGGCCGGTTCCGCCACCACCGGGGCAACCGGCTGCCGCACGACGTCGTGGTCGTCGACGAGACGTCGATGGTGTCGCTGACGATGATGGCGCGGCTGCTGGAGGCCGTCCGGCCGGACGCCCGGCTGGTGCTGGTCGGGGACCCGGACCAGCTCGCCTCGGTGGAGGCCGGTGCGGTGCTCGGCGACCTCGCCGCCGCGGGCGGCCGGGCCGAGCCCGCCCTGCAGGACGCGCTGAGCGCCTGCGGGGCGTTCCGCGTGGACCGGCCCGTGCCGGCCTCCGGCGCCGCGGGCGCCCCCGCGCCCGCCGAGCCGGGCCCGCCCGTCGTGGTGCGCAACGGGGTGGTGCGGCTGGAGCGCAACTGGCGCTTCGACGGCACGATCGCGGACTTCGCGGCGGCCGTGCAGGGCGACGACCCCGACGCCGCTGTCGCGCTGCTGCGCCGCGGCGCGGCCGACCTGTCCTTCGTCGACGGCGACGCGGCCGAGCTCGAGCCGCGCCGGCTGGACACGTTCCGCCAGGACGTGACCCGGGCCGCGGTGGACGTGATCGGGGCCGCCGAGGCCGGGGACGCCGAACAGGCGTTGCGGGTGCTCGACGACCATCGCGTCCTCTGCGCGCACCGCCGCGGCCCGCACGGGGTGACCCGGTGGACCGCGGAGATCGAGCGATGGATCGAGGCCGAGCGTCCCGGCTTCGCCGCCGAGGCCCCCTGGTACCCGGGCCGCCCGCTGCTGGTCACCACGAACGACTACGACCTGGGCCTGTTCAACGGTGACACCGGCGTCGTGGTCCGGGCCGCGTCGGGGCGCCGCGCGGTGTTCGCCCGGGACAACGCCCCGGTCGCGTTCGAACCGGCACGCCTCGGCGGCGTCGGCACCGTCCACGCGATGACGGTGCACCGCAGCCAGGGCAGCCAGTTCAAGCGGATCACCGTGGTGCTGCCGCCCGCGGACTCGCCGCTGATGACCCGCGAGCTGCTCTACACCGCCGTCACCCGGGCCAAGGAGTCCGTGCGGATCATCGGCACCGAGGAGGCGGTACGCGCCGCGATCGGCCGCCCGGCCGGACGCGCGAGCGGCCTGCAGCAGCGGCTCGGGACCTGA